One region of Camelina sativa cultivar DH55 chromosome 6, Cs, whole genome shotgun sequence genomic DNA includes:
- the LOC104790138 gene encoding D-aminoacyl-tRNA deacylase, with the protein MILKISGRNVIRFLHTHNNRFKTNATPIQSLLNANCRVTVTTRNMVTLIVATTSDPASINPAAALLAMPGWTAGPTLPPDIKSFTNKQARVIQHDGSIVKEDDLDLRWEEATGEVIDEVIFLSRHTAVSNRPALTVHPIGVLHLKDGESPPQGGKPGWAALPNPRIGPWFRLLKKMAEAHGLVPEFEITLEATHHGPITNKPTMFLEIGSTEEYWKRQDAAQVMALLMWEGLGLGGGDAVGNWNSETGKRKVLLGIGGGHYAPRHMDIVLKEDIWVGHLLSGYSLPMEEPTQTKPNPGENQIGGNWRQSIKAAFEATKAAFPGGEILAHVDQKSFKGWQRKPITEFLAEESINVGKPNDFT; encoded by the exons atgattttgaaaataagcGGCCGAAACGTTATACGCTTCCTCCACACGCACAACAACAGATTCAAAACAAACGCAACTCCCATCCAATCGCTGCTAAACGCCAATTGTCGCGTTACAGTAACAACTCGAAACATGGTGACACTGATCGTAGCCACCACCTCCGATCCTGCGTCGATCAATCCCGCAGCGGCGCTTCTCGCCATGCCCGGTTGGACCGCCGGACCTACCTTGCCGCCg GACATCAAGAGTTTCACAAACAAGCAAGCGAGAGTGATTCAACACGATGGATCTATAGTTAAAGAAGACGATCTCGATTTACGTTGGGAAGAAGCTACAGGTGAAGTTATTGATGAAGTCATCTTCCTCAGCCGTCACACCGCCGTCTCGAATCGTCCTGCTTTAACTGTTCATCCGATTG GAGTGCTTCATCTAAAGGATGGTGAATCACCGCCTCAGGGTGGGAAGCCTGGATGGGCGGCGTTGCCAAACCCTAGAATTGGTCCATGGTTTCGTCTTTTGAAGAAAATGGCTGAAGCTCATGGTTTAGTTCCTGAGTTTGAG ATTACATTGGAAGCCACTCATCATGGACCAATAACTAACAAGCCAACGATGTTCTTGGAGATTG GAAGTACAGAGGAATACTGGAAGAGACAAGATGCGGCTCAAGTCATGGCTCTT TTAATGTGGGAAGGACTTGGGTTAGGAGGTGGTGATGCAGTGGGGAACTGGAACAG TGAAACTGGAAAGAGGAAGGTTCTCTTAGGGATTGGAGGTGGACATTATGCTCCTCGTCACATGGATATCGTTTT GAAAGAAGATATTTGGGTAGGCCATTTGCTTTCTGGATACTCATTACCAATGGAAGAGCcaactcaaaccaaaccaaatcctGGAGAGAATCAAATTGGTGGAAATTGGAGACAATCAATTAAGGCAGCATTTGAAGCTACTAAAGCAGCATTCCCCGGAGGCGAGATCTTGGCTCATGTTGACCAAAA GAGCTTCAAAGGATGGCAAAGGAAGCCCATTACAGAGTTCTTGGCAGAAGAGAGCATCAATGTTGGGAAGCCAAACGATTTCACCTGA